A genomic stretch from Malus domestica chromosome 15, GDT2T_hap1 includes:
- the LOC108169440 gene encoding class V chitinase-like, whose product MVSKNISHPILFIFLVSCNFSCSSAQTWIRAGYWYTGSDFPLPEVNSALFTHLICAFANVNFSTYQLSTPSAHEQNFSSFTDIVKRKNPSITTLLSIWNGKAATTQLILGQRANFSVLSKMLENPSNRKSFIESSINVARRYGFQGIDLLWPWLNTASYMINMEKLLDEWRAAVTSEARNSDLPRLTLTMAVRYIPTFESLIYPVESMKRNLDWAHVVAYDYHLHLKENVTGAYAALYDHSSYVNTDYGIKQWLNYSFPASKLVLGLPYHSYAWTIANPKDNNGIGAPASGFAVTKDGSMSYKLIKWYTRSYGGLIAYNDTYVVNYCTVGSTWINFDDVEAIRSKIAYVKAKKLLGTNVFQVGNDDEIWALSRAAQEEGNDHEKKPRLLLVIVLSVTSVVILIAFVVCFWQRELLKTRGMIVLGRSRSTSTSAVDSDAPNLKVYRFSSLKVATNNFSSENKLGEGGWIWSRLQG is encoded by the exons ATGGTATCGAAAAATATCTCCCACCCGATCCtcttcatcttccttgtttcttgTAATTTTTCATGTTCTTCTGCACAAACTTGGATTCGAGCTGGTTACTGGTACACCGGCAGCGACTTTCCTTTACCGGAGGTAAACTCTGCCTTGTTCACACATCTTATTTGTGCTTTTGCCAATGTGAATTTCTCCACCTACCAGCTCTCCACCCCTTCTGCTCATGAACAAAACTTCTCGAGCTTCACCGATATTGTCAAGCGCAAAAACCCATCAATCACAACGCTCCTATCCATATGGAACGGAAAAGCAGCAACAACTCAGCTAATTTTGGGTCAGAGAGCTAACTTTTCAGTCTTGTCTAAAATGCTCGAAAACCCTTCGAATAGAAAGTCGTTCATTGAGTCTTCCATCAATGTGGCAAGACGTTATGGCTTCCAAGGTATAGACTTACTCTGGCCTTGGCTTAACACAGCCTCATATATGATCAATATGGAAAAGCTACTGGACGAGTGGCGAGCTGCTGTGACTTCTGAGGCAAGAAACTCTGATCTGCCACGATTAACATTGACAATGGCGGTTAGGTATATTCCCACTTTTGAATCGTTGATTTATCCAGTTGAATCTATGAAGAGGAATTTGGATTGGGCGCATGTTGTGGCGTATGACTACCATCTTCATTTAAAGGAGAATGTTACTGGTGCTTATGCTGCTTTATATGATCATTCGAGCTATGTTAACACCGACTATGGGATAAAGCAATGGTTAAACTACTCATTTCCGGCCAGCAAACTGGTTTTGGGTTTGCCTTACCACAGCTATGCGTGGACAATTGCAAACCCCAAAGACAATAATGGAATTGGGGCACCTGCATCTGGCTTTGCTGTGACAAAAGATGGATCAATGAGCTATAAGCTCATCAAGTGGTACACTCGAAGCTACGGAGGGCTCATAGCGTATAATGATACTTATGTCGTGAATTACTGCACGGTAGGATCGACTTGGATTAATTTCGATGATGTGGAAGCTATCAGATCTAAGATTGCATATGTGAAAGCGAAGAAGCTACTCGGTACCAATGTGTTTCAAGTCGGCAATGATGATGAAATTTGGGCTCTTTCTCGGGCAG CTCAGGAGGAAGGAAATGATCACGAAAAGAAACCCCGGTTATTGCTTGTAATAGTGCTATCAGTTACTTCGGTCGTAATTCTCATAGCTTTCGTGGTGTGTTTCTGGCAGAGAGAACTATTGAAGACAAGAG GGATGATTGTTCTAGGCAGATCTAGGTCTACTAGTACATCGGCTGTTGACAGTGATGCTCCGAATTTGAAAGTATACCGCTTTTCCAGTCTCAAAGTGGCTACAAATAACTTCTCAAGTGAAAACAAACTTGGAGAGGGAGGGTGGATTTGGTCCCGTTTACAAG GGTAA